DNA sequence from the Sphingomonas bisphenolicum genome:
CGCAGCCCGGCCTCCACATGGGCGACCGGAATCTTGCGATAATAGGCGGCCAGACTTGCGACCATCGTAGTGAGCGTGTCGCCATGGACGACGACGCGGTCGGGCTTTTCCGCATCGAAGGCCCTGCCTAGTTCGACGATCAGCTTTGCGGTCAGGCCGTCCAGCGTCTGGTTTGGCACCATGACGTCCAGATCGATATCGGGTACGATCCCGGCAATCTCCAGCACCTGGTCCAGCAGGCCGCGATGCTGCGCGGTCACGATAACGCGTGTCGTCACGCCCGGCTGCGCGCGCAGCGCATGGATCACCGGGAACATCTTGATCGCTTCGGGTCGCGTCCCGAACACCAGCGCTACCTTCACATCAACTCCTTTGCCTGCCGCTCCGTTCAGCCTGTCGCAGAAATTGGTAACCAGCGGCTGAACGCCATCGCCAAATTCACCGCTGCAACGCAGCGAATTGAAATATACGCGGACTATGATAGAGCCGCGCCTAGTCACCACGTCATACGGAGCTGAATAGTCCATGAAAATCACGATGATCGGCACGGGTTATGTTGGACTTGTGTCAGGAGCCTGTTTTGCGGATTTCGGTCATGACGTGGTGTGCGTGGACAAGGACGCGGGAAAGATCGCGGCGATCGAGTCCGGCCGGATGCCGATTTTCGAACCGGGGCTGGACAAGCTCGTGGGGGACAACGCCGCATCGGGCCGGCTGACCTTCACCACCGACCTGGCCGCCGGCGTCAAGGGCGCGGACGCGATCTTCATCGCGGTGGGCACGCCGTCGCGCCGGGGCGATGGCCATGCGGATCTCAGCTATGTCTATGCTGCGGCGCGGGAAATCGTGGCGGCGCTCGATGCGCCCGCGGTGATCGTGACCAAGTCAACCGTACCGGTCGGCACCGGCGATGAAGTCGAGCGGATCGCCCGCGAACTCAAGCCCGACCTTGATATTCAGGTCGTGTCCAACCCCGAATTCCTGCGCGAAGGCGCGGCTATCGGCGACTTCAAGCGGCCCGACCGCGTCGTCGTGGGCACCACCGGATCGGAGCGTGCAATCGCGGTGATGAGCCAGGTCTATCGCCCGCTCAACCTCAACCAGGCGCCTTTGATGTTCACCGGTCGCCGCACCGCCGAACTCATCAAATATGCCGCCAACGCCTTCCTGGCGACCAAGATCACCTTCATCAACGAGATGGCCGATCTGTGCGAAGCGGTCGGCGCCGAGGTGCAGGACGTGTCGCGCGGCATCGGGCTGGACAACCGTATCGGCTCCAAATTCCTGCACGCCGGGCCGGGCTATGGCGGCTCCTGCTTCCCCAAGGACACGCTGGCGCTGGTCAAGACGGGGCAGGATCATGACGCCCCGATCCGCATCGTCGAAACGGTGGTGCAGGTCAACGACCTGCGCAAGCGGGCGATGGGCCGCAAGATCGTCAAGGCGATGGGCGGCGACGCCCGCGGCAAGACGGTCGCGCTGCTGGGCCTGACCTTCAAGCCCAATACCGACGACATGCGCGACGCGCCCAGCCTCGCCATCGTCCAGGCTCTGGAGGATGCCGGTGCGAAGATCGTCGCCTATGATCCCGAAGGCATGGATGTCGCCGCGCCGATGATGCCCACCGTGACCATGGCCAAGGACGCCTATGAAGCAGCCGATGGCGCCGACGCCGTCGTGCTCGTCACCGAATGGGACATTTTCCGCGCACTCGATTTGAAGCGCCTCGCCGACACCATGACCGGCAAAGCGCTCATCGACCTGCGCAACATCTATCCCGCCAATGAGATCGCTGCTGCGGGACTCGCGCTCTCCCGCGTCGGTGGATAAGCAGAAGGCGGGGCGTCCCGGTGACGCCCCGCCTTCTCTGCACCCATGGCCCCGCCTGCATCACTGGCTGATCGCGGCGGCGATGCTGTTCGCGATGGGCATCGCCGTACCACTCTTCGCCGCCTTCATCTGAAGCGGCGCTGGTGGGTCAGGCCTTGATCTTCCAGCCGCGCTTGAGCAGCGCGTAGCATAGTCCGCCCAGCACCAGATTGAGCGCCAGCAACACGCTGCTGCCGACCACGACATTGGTGTCCGCCGCCGCTACGAAGCCGTAGCGGAAGCCGGAAATGATATAGAAGAAGGGATTGGCGTGGCTGATCGCCTGGAAGACCGGCGGCAACCGGTCGATTGAATAGAAGGTGCCCGACAACAGGGCGAGCGGGCCGATCACGAAATTGGTGATCGCCGCGCCATGATCGAATTTTTCCGCCCAGATCGATGTCAGTACGCCCAGAAAGGCAATGAAGCTGGTGCCGAGCAGGCCAAACCAGGCGACCGCCCACAGATGCGCGGGCGTGACATGGACGCCGGGCCACAAGGCCATGGCCAGCCACAGGGCGAAGCCGACGAACATCGCGCGCGTCACCGAGGATGCGACCAGCGCGAACAGCAATTCACCCACCGCGATCGGCGGCATCAGATAATCGACCAGCGTGCCCTGCACCTTGCCCACCATCAGCGCGAAGCTGGCATTGGCGAAACAGGCGTTGATCATACCCATGATGATGAGGCCCGGCGCGATGAAATCGGCGAAGGGCACCGCTTCGCCGCGCAGCAGCACGGTTCGCCCGCTGCCGCCCAGGGCCACGATGAAGATCACCAGGAACATCAGCGTCGTGATCGCCGGCGCCCAGACGGTCTGGAGTTGCACCTTCAGGAAGCGGCGTACTTCCTTGGCGTAGAGCGCCCAGGTGCCCGCCCAGTTGATGTTGCGGATCTGCGGGACGCCAGGCTCGGGGAAAGGCGGCTGGGCCGCAGGCGCGGCGTGAATTTTGGGCTGGTCGTTCATGGTGGGATCGACTATCGGCTGGTCCGTTATGCCGCAAGGGGGAAGGTCCAAGGATTTGAACCTGCGGCGTGGCTTCCCATATAGGGTGCCATAGAAGATTTGTGAGGAGTTTTTTCATTGTCCTGGACCGACGAGCGTATCGACCAGCTCAAGGGGATGTGGGAGCGCGGCCTGACCGCCAGCCAGATCGCCGATGAACTCGGCGGGGTCAGCCGCAATGCGGTGATCGGCAAGGCGCATCGCTTGGGCCTGCAATCCCGTCCTTCGCCGGTGAAGGCGAACGAGACGCCCAAGAAAGCGGCCGCCCCTGCCCAGCGCAAGCCCGCCGCCGCCCCGGACGTGGAAGCGCCCCGCGCCGCGGCGCCGGTCACCTCGCCCCCGGCTCCCGTGCGTGCGCCGGTCGCCCCGCCGCCAGCGCCTGCGATACCGGCCCCCGCGGCGGCGGCCGCCACGGACGCGCCGCCCCCGCCGCCGCAGCCCCGCATCATTTCGGTCGGGCCCGGCGGCTTCCTGCGCCAGGGTCCGGGCGACCAGCAGGCGCCGATTCCGCCCGCGCCGCCGCGCCGCCTGGTGCCGGCCAAGCCGAGCGCCGAGATTGCGGACAAGACGACGCTGCTCGACCTGACCGAACGGATCTGCAAATGGCCGATGGGGCATCCGGGTGAACCCGATTTCCATTTCTGCGGTGAGCAGGTGAATCCCGGATTTCCCTATTGCGTCGAACA
Encoded proteins:
- a CDS encoding UDP-glucose dehydrogenase family protein; the encoded protein is MKITMIGTGYVGLVSGACFADFGHDVVCVDKDAGKIAAIESGRMPIFEPGLDKLVGDNAASGRLTFTTDLAAGVKGADAIFIAVGTPSRRGDGHADLSYVYAAAREIVAALDAPAVIVTKSTVPVGTGDEVERIARELKPDLDIQVVSNPEFLREGAAIGDFKRPDRVVVGTTGSERAIAVMSQVYRPLNLNQAPLMFTGRRTAELIKYAANAFLATKITFINEMADLCEAVGAEVQDVSRGIGLDNRIGSKFLHAGPGYGGSCFPKDTLALVKTGQDHDAPIRIVETVVQVNDLRKRAMGRKIVKAMGGDARGKTVALLGLTFKPNTDDMRDAPSLAIVQALEDAGAKIVAYDPEGMDVAAPMMPTVTMAKDAYEAADGADAVVLVTEWDIFRALDLKRLADTMTGKALIDLRNIYPANEIAAAGLALSRVGG
- a CDS encoding GcrA family cell cycle regulator, which translates into the protein MSWTDERIDQLKGMWERGLTASQIADELGGVSRNAVIGKAHRLGLQSRPSPVKANETPKKAAAPAQRKPAAAPDVEAPRAAAPVTSPPAPVRAPVAPPPAPAIPAPAAAAATDAPPPPPQPRIISVGPGGFLRQGPGDQQAPIPPAPPRRLVPAKPSAEIADKTTLLDLTERICKWPMGHPGEPDFHFCGEQVNPGFPYCVEHCGRAYQAQLPRGTRRPPPPLPFGGPRVR
- a CDS encoding ABC transporter permease, which encodes MNDQPKIHAAPAAQPPFPEPGVPQIRNINWAGTWALYAKEVRRFLKVQLQTVWAPAITTLMFLVIFIVALGGSGRTVLLRGEAVPFADFIAPGLIIMGMINACFANASFALMVGKVQGTLVDYLMPPIAVGELLFALVASSVTRAMFVGFALWLAMALWPGVHVTPAHLWAVAWFGLLGTSFIAFLGVLTSIWAEKFDHGAAITNFVIGPLALLSGTFYSIDRLPPVFQAISHANPFFYIISGFRYGFVAAADTNVVVGSSVLLALNLVLGGLCYALLKRGWKIKA